A single Natranaerobius thermophilus JW/NM-WN-LF DNA region contains:
- a CDS encoding IS3 family transposase (programmed frameshift) produces MSNKRYNEDFKRTIVDLYNSGSSVKDLSSEYGVTEVTIYKWIKDFSPNQQSGSEGATSKDVEEMQKEMARLKEENEILKKGYDHIRQKVDNTELTEFIKEQKDEHTIKAICDALDFPRSTYYETINRVESNRDKENRELLDQITQIHKNSKKRYGAPKIHAVLINKGYKVSLKRVQRLMRKEGIKSIVRKKYRPYPNREKVVERENLLKQDFSTTFVNQKWVTDITYIDTVKDGWCYLASVMDLHTHKIVGYSFSKTMTTDLVIKAVKNAYDTQKPGNGLILHSDLGTQYTSDDFKRFLRYKGIKQSFSRKGCPYDNAHIESFHATLKKEEVNHVKYLDFKSAEIALFRFIESWYNRTRIHGSLEFLTPQHVEDLAKQSA; encoded by the exons ATGAGTAATAAGAGATATAATGAAGACTTCAAAAGAACAATTGTAGATTTATATAATTCAGGTAGTTCTGTGAAGGATTTGTCTAGCGAATATGGTGTGACAGAGGTTACTATTTATAAATGGATCAAAGATTTCTCTCCAAACCAACAATCTGGCAGTGAGGGAGCCACTTCAAAAGATGTGGAAGAAATGCAAAAAGAAATGGCTCGCTTGAAAGAGGAGAATGAAATCTTAAAAAAGG GCTATGACCATATTCGCCAAAAAGTAGACAATACAGAGCTTACTGAATTTATAAAAGAACAAAAGGACGAGCATACTATCAAAGCTATTTGTGATGCTCTAGACTTTCCGAGAAGTACTTATTACGAAACAATAAATCGAGTTGAATCTAATCGTGACAAAGAAAACAGAGAACTATTAGATCAAATAACTCAAATTCATAAAAACAGTAAAAAGCGATATGGTGCACCAAAGATCCACGCTGTGCTAATCAATAAAGGATACAAAGTCAGCTTAAAAAGAGTCCAACGATTAATGAGAAAAGAGGGTATCAAATCAATTGTCAGGAAAAAATATCGGCCTTATCCTAATAGAGAAAAAGTAGTCGAACGAGAGAATCTCCTAAAACAAGACTTTTCAACTACATTTGTCAATCAAAAGTGGGTTACTGATATTACATACATTGATACTGTTAAAGACGGCTGGTGCTACTTAGCCTCTGTAATGGATTTACACACCCATAAAATTGTTGGATACTCTTTTAGCAAGACCATGACAACAGATTTAGTTATTAAAGCTGTTAAAAATGCTTATGATACACAGAAACCTGGCAATGGACTTATTCTACATAGTGATCTAGGTACCCAGTACACTAGCGATGACTTTAAGCGTTTTTTAAGGTACAAAGGGATCAAGCAATCATTTAGCAGAAAAGGCTGCCCTTATGACAATGCACATATCGAATCATTTCATGCTACTTTGAAAAAGGAAGAAGTTAACCATGTTAAGTACTTAGACTTCAAATCGGCTGAAATTGCTCTATTTAGGTTCATTGAGAGCTGGTACAACAGAACAAGAATCCATGGAAGTTTGGAGTTTTTAACTCCTCAACATGTTGAGGATCTAGCAAAGCAATCTGCTTAA
- a CDS encoding cold-shock protein gives MTTGTVKWFDSKKGYGFIERESGEGDVFVHFSAINEEGFKSLEDGQEVEFEVVEADRGPQAANVNKL, from the coding sequence TTGACAACAGGTACAGTAAAATGGTTTGATTCTAAGAAAGGTTACGGATTCATTGAAAGAGAATCCGGAGAAGGAGATGTTTTCGTACACTTCAGTGCTATCAACGAGGAAGGATTTAAATCTTTAGAAGATGGCCAAGAGGTTGAATTTGAAGTGGTTGAGGCAGATCGCGGACCACAAGCAGCAAATGTTAATAAGTTATAA
- a CDS encoding NAD-dependent epimerase/dehydratase family protein, with translation MKYLVTGAAGFIGSHLCKELVTRGNKVWGLDNLSQGKIERLQELEDHPDFQFIDSCISDDEVLEELINKVDIIYHMAAVVGVKRYVEKPERVIDVNVRFTSRLFELAYQLDKKVIFASTSEVYGKNNSIPFSEDDNRIYGPSTTDRWSYAISKSAAEHLCLGYVKKGLKAVIIRYFNVYGPYADTSAYGGVVTRFVNQLLTNKPMTVHNDGSQTRCFTYIDDIIKGTIEAGSRPEAEGKVFNLGHHRETSILELAETILKVSGINGDIVFQPYKEFYGNSYEDITRRVPDLSEARKILDYDPEITLEDGLKKTLNWYKDRV, from the coding sequence ATGAAATATTTAGTAACAGGTGCTGCTGGCTTTATAGGTTCCCATCTTTGTAAAGAGCTGGTCACTCGTGGAAACAAAGTATGGGGACTAGATAATCTTAGTCAGGGAAAAATAGAAAGATTACAGGAACTTGAGGACCACCCAGATTTTCAATTCATAGATAGCTGTATATCTGACGATGAAGTTTTGGAAGAACTTATTAATAAAGTTGATATTATATATCATATGGCTGCAGTTGTTGGGGTAAAACGATATGTAGAAAAACCGGAGAGAGTAATTGACGTAAATGTACGCTTCACTTCACGGTTGTTTGAACTTGCGTATCAATTGGATAAAAAGGTAATATTTGCTTCAACATCAGAAGTCTATGGAAAAAACAATAGTATTCCCTTTAGTGAAGATGATAATCGCATTTACGGCCCCTCCACTACAGATAGATGGTCTTATGCAATATCAAAGAGTGCAGCTGAACACCTTTGTTTGGGTTATGTTAAAAAAGGACTTAAGGCTGTAATAATACGATATTTTAATGTTTATGGACCATATGCAGATACCTCGGCATATGGTGGTGTGGTTACTCGATTCGTAAATCAACTTTTAACTAATAAACCAATGACTGTTCACAATGACGGTAGTCAAACACGCTGCTTCACCTATATCGACGATATAATAAAAGGAACAATTGAAGCTGGTAGTCGGCCTGAGGCAGAAGGAAAAGTATTCAATCTTGGACATCATCGTGAAACTTCCATTCTTGAACTTGCTGAAACCATTTTAAAAGTTTCTGGAATAAATGGTGACATAGTTTTTCAACCATATAAAGAATTTTATGGTAATAGTTATGAGGACATTACTAGAAGAGTTCCAGATTTATCAGAAGCAAGAAAAATCCTTGATTACGATCCTGAAATAACTCTTGAAGATGGGCTCAAAAAAACCTTAAATTGGTATAAAGACAGAGTATGA
- the surE gene encoding 5'/3'-nucleotidase SurE, whose product MKVLLTNDDGIYAPGIFAMAKEIASRDEFEAVVVAPDREQSATGHAITVHKPLRVNNVKKLGEKLEIPFYSVNGTPSDCVKLAVESVMDEKPDLVISGINRGANLGTDVLYSGTVSGAMEAAILNIKSIAVSLVDYDYEDYSTAASYTAYIANIIKDNPEEFENGTLLNVNVPAVEANQLKGVKITRQGFRQYENIFEKRFDPRGKAYYWMAGKVIEDTSDIKTDVASVKENYVSVTPIKYDLTDYNLYNSLSNWEFDD is encoded by the coding sequence ATGAAAGTTTTACTTACTAATGACGATGGAATTTATGCACCTGGTATATTTGCAATGGCTAAAGAAATAGCTTCAAGGGATGAGTTTGAGGCTGTTGTAGTAGCTCCTGACCGAGAGCAAAGTGCTACTGGTCATGCTATTACTGTTCATAAACCATTAAGGGTGAATAATGTTAAAAAACTTGGAGAGAAACTGGAAATACCATTTTATTCGGTTAATGGAACGCCGTCCGACTGTGTCAAACTTGCTGTAGAATCTGTCATGGATGAAAAACCTGATTTGGTTATTTCTGGCATTAATCGAGGGGCAAATCTGGGGACTGATGTGCTTTATTCTGGTACTGTATCTGGCGCCATGGAAGCTGCTATTTTGAATATTAAATCCATCGCTGTTTCACTAGTAGATTACGATTACGAGGATTATTCTACTGCTGCATCTTATACAGCATACATTGCCAATATTATAAAGGATAATCCTGAGGAGTTTGAAAATGGTACTTTATTAAATGTTAATGTACCAGCAGTAGAAGCAAATCAATTAAAAGGAGTAAAAATTACCAGGCAAGGATTTAGACAGTATGAAAATATTTTTGAAAAAAGATTTGACCCCCGAGGAAAAGCTTACTACTGGATGGCAGGAAAAGTAATTGAAGATACATCAGATATTAAGACAGATGTTGCATCTGTAAAAGAAAATTATGTATCTGTAACACCAATTAAATATGATCTGACCGATTACAATCTATATAATAGCCTGTCTAATTGGGAATTTGATGACTAA
- a CDS encoding phage holin family protein, which yields MVRLAIRFVVSALVLMVLSFILPGFAVVGFGGALLAAVVIALLGYGAEYFLGENASPNGRGVISFVIAAVVIYVAQFLVPDMSVSILGAALAAIVIGIVDLFIPTTLR from the coding sequence TTGGTACGTTTAGCAATTCGCTTCGTAGTATCAGCCCTGGTGCTAATGGTTCTTAGTTTTATATTACCAGGATTTGCCGTAGTAGGATTTGGTGGAGCTTTACTAGCTGCAGTAGTAATTGCGCTTTTAGGTTATGGAGCAGAATACTTCCTGGGAGAAAATGCTTCACCTAATGGAAGAGGTGTAATTTCTTTTGTAATAGCAGCTGTAGTGATCTATGTAGCACAATTTTTAGTACCGGATATGTCAGTTTCCATCCTGGGTGCTGCTTTAGCAGCTATTGTCATCGGTATAGTTGATTTATTCATTCCAACTACATTGCGATAA
- a CDS encoding cold-shock protein has translation MTKGIVKWFNSDKGYGFIQVEGEDDVFVHFSAIQEEGFKTLDEGQQVEFNVVEGQRGPQAAEVVKL, from the coding sequence ATGACTAAAGGTATTGTAAAGTGGTTTAACTCAGACAAAGGTTACGGATTTATCCAAGTAGAAGGTGAAGACGATGTATTCGTTCACTTCTCAGCTATTCAAGAAGAAGGATTCAAAACTCTTGATGAAGGTCAACAGGTTGAATTTAACGTAGTTGAAGGACAACGTGGACCTCAAGCTGCTGAAGTAGTTAAGTTATAG
- a CDS encoding alpha/beta-type small acid-soluble spore protein — translation MGQGQKQNKALVEGAEKGLYQFKYEVANELGIQPPQSDYWGNLTSRDCGAVGGNMVRKMIEAYENQLASQQQQQ, via the coding sequence ATGGGCCAAGGACAAAAACAAAACAAAGCTTTAGTAGAAGGGGCTGAAAAAGGCTTATATCAATTCAAGTATGAAGTAGCCAATGAACTTGGTATTCAGCCACCTCAAAGCGATTATTGGGGTAACCTAACTTCTAGAGATTGTGGAGCTGTTGGTGGAAACATGGTTAGAAAGATGATTGAAGCTTATGAAAACCAGCTAGCTTCTCAACAACAGCAGCAATAA
- the galU gene encoding UTP--glucose-1-phosphate uridylyltransferase GalU, which yields MNIKKAIIPVAGFGTRLLPITKAIPKTMLPIVDKPVIHYLVEEAVASGIEEIIIITGQKRKNIEDYFNRSQELEEHLIKTGKEDLLEQIKNISNQANINYVAQDSALGLGHAIYCGRKFIDKDESFAVLLGDDIVRAKKPCIAQLIDVYRKYRSNIIGVQSVPDEEVSKYGIVNGKRINNKLVKVSDLVEKPDKENTPSNLAILGRYIIHSDIFDVLEVIGPGAGGEIQLTDALKALNYNQNIYSYSFEGTRYDTGDKLGYLIANIEFALQNNELKNNLKNKVKPLFF from the coding sequence TTGAACATTAAAAAAGCAATCATACCTGTCGCAGGCTTTGGTACTAGACTTTTACCTATTACCAAAGCCATCCCTAAAACAATGTTACCTATCGTGGATAAACCAGTGATACATTACCTGGTTGAAGAAGCTGTGGCTTCAGGTATTGAAGAGATTATAATTATTACAGGTCAGAAAAGAAAAAACATTGAAGATTATTTCAATAGATCTCAGGAGCTGGAAGAACATCTAATTAAAACGGGTAAAGAAGATTTGTTAGAACAGATCAAAAATATATCAAATCAGGCTAATATCAATTACGTAGCTCAGGATAGCGCTCTTGGTCTTGGGCATGCAATATATTGTGGTCGCAAATTTATAGATAAAGATGAATCATTTGCAGTTTTACTCGGTGATGATATAGTTAGAGCAAAAAAGCCATGTATAGCACAATTGATAGATGTCTACAGGAAATATCGATCTAATATTATTGGCGTTCAGAGTGTTCCCGACGAAGAAGTAAGTAAATATGGTATTGTAAATGGGAAAAGAATAAATAATAAATTAGTCAAAGTAAGTGACTTAGTCGAAAAGCCAGACAAGGAAAATACTCCTTCTAATTTAGCCATTCTAGGTAGATATATTATTCATAGTGATATTTTCGATGTATTAGAAGTTATCGGTCCTGGTGCAGGTGGAGAAATTCAGTTAACAGATGCTTTAAAAGCACTTAATTACAATCAAAATATCTATTCTTACAGCTTTGAAGGAACTAGATACGATACAGGTGATAAATTAGGTTATTTAATCGCAAATATTGAATTTGCCTTACAAAACAATGAATTAAAAAATAATTTAAAAAATAAAGTAAAGCCCCTTTTCTTTTAG
- a CDS encoding ABC transporter substrate-binding protein, whose translation MSSRKIFVLFIAFLLTMGVALSACAPPEEAKDEEVEEKEDEEPVVENPAVERPNELIIGGTDLDGIFNPVLYSTAYDAWVIGMMYDTLLTVDENGELTTDQRSIAKDYEISDDGLEYTFYLREGWKFHDGVEVTAEDVAFTLEVTAHPDYDGPRASWSDNIVGVDEYRAGETDELEGVIVEDDYTLTVKSQEPDAGDIFDYSTYALPKHYYEFDDYEEIHDLTNDPMGSGPFQLVEYSPDEHAILEPFEDYYHGEPELDRIIYEEIETEQQIPMVETAEADIVAVSSTPENYEMLQEEDHQETITFLDNSYSYIGLNHQNEHLQHQEVRQALAYAIDIESFIEGMYGEELARPMATPFSPVSWAYPNEDQLNFYEYDPDKANELLEEAGYEWDENEEYRYNEDGERLSIVWETLADNEWSEHLTTLALEQWPQIGVDLELESYEFNTLVDRVNVEKRGEVDMWNMAWSLATDPDPSNIFSVQYADDGWNMGYYHNEEAEELMEEGIRTFDQDDRAEVYNELALLLNKDLPYIFVYSSKDLWSVNNRVENFEPSAWQAFSWNIHEWEITEYQE comes from the coding sequence ATGTCAAGTCGAAAAATATTTGTTTTGTTTATTGCTTTTCTCCTTACAATGGGAGTGGCTTTGAGTGCTTGTGCACCTCCAGAAGAGGCTAAAGATGAAGAAGTGGAAGAAAAAGAAGACGAAGAACCCGTAGTTGAAAACCCTGCAGTTGAACGTCCTAATGAATTAATTATCGGAGGAACTGATTTAGATGGAATTTTTAATCCAGTTCTTTACTCTACGGCATATGATGCTTGGGTTATAGGAATGATGTATGATACATTGCTTACAGTAGACGAAAATGGTGAATTAACGACGGATCAGAGATCCATAGCTAAAGACTATGAAATTTCCGACGATGGTTTAGAATACACTTTTTATCTTAGAGAAGGATGGAAATTTCACGATGGAGTAGAAGTAACTGCGGAAGATGTTGCATTTACCCTTGAAGTAACTGCTCATCCAGATTACGATGGGCCACGTGCCAGCTGGTCAGATAATATTGTAGGTGTTGATGAATACAGAGCAGGAGAAACTGATGAATTAGAAGGTGTTATTGTTGAAGATGATTATACTCTCACTGTAAAATCCCAAGAACCCGATGCCGGTGATATATTTGATTACTCAACTTATGCTCTTCCAAAGCATTATTATGAATTTGATGACTACGAAGAAATTCACGATTTAACAAATGATCCTATGGGAAGTGGACCTTTTCAATTAGTAGAGTATAGCCCGGATGAACACGCTATTTTAGAACCTTTCGAGGATTATTATCATGGTGAACCCGAGTTAGATCGTATAATTTACGAAGAAATTGAAACGGAACAGCAGATCCCTATGGTTGAAACGGCAGAAGCAGATATTGTGGCAGTATCATCAACTCCCGAAAATTATGAGATGCTACAAGAAGAAGATCATCAAGAAACAATTACTTTCTTAGATAACTCTTATTCCTATATCGGACTTAACCATCAAAATGAACATTTACAACATCAAGAAGTCAGGCAAGCCTTGGCTTATGCCATAGATATTGAATCATTCATTGAAGGAATGTACGGGGAAGAACTGGCAAGACCTATGGCAACGCCATTTTCACCTGTATCTTGGGCTTATCCTAATGAAGACCAATTAAATTTTTATGAATATGATCCGGATAAAGCCAATGAATTGCTTGAGGAAGCAGGATATGAATGGGATGAAAATGAAGAATATCGCTACAATGAAGATGGTGAACGCTTAAGTATTGTGTGGGAAACCTTAGCAGATAATGAATGGTCTGAGCATTTAACAACCCTTGCCTTAGAACAGTGGCCACAAATAGGTGTGGATTTGGAACTAGAGTCGTATGAATTTAATACTTTAGTGGATAGAGTAAATGTAGAAAAACGTGGAGAAGTAGATATGTGGAATATGGCATGGAGTTTAGCTACTGACCCAGATCCTAGCAATATATTCAGTGTTCAATATGCAGATGACGGATGGAATATGGGCTACTATCACAATGAAGAGGCAGAAGAGTTAATGGAGGAAGGGATTAGAACCTTTGATCAGGATGATCGAGCAGAAGTATATAATGAATTAGCTTTATTATTAAATAAAGATTTACCATATATCTTCGTTTACAGCTCCAAAGATTTATGGTCTGTTAACAATAGAGTAGAAAACTTCGAACCTTCAGCTTGGCAAGCATTTTCGTGGAACATTCATGAATGGGAGATTACCGAATATCAAGAATAG
- a CDS encoding DUF4870 domain-containing protein codes for MNIQNENNLIAGLIHLTIFLNIIGLFIASIIFVFKKEDSHFIAHHAKQAIGYQVIILLIGAIMGVSLFIFGGIFGGIVGFGSIIPNSLLGLMTPIFFFGIFSTIIAIIIHGYAIFACIAAFQGKWFKYIVIGNIVNRL; via the coding sequence ATGAATATTCAAAATGAAAATAATTTAATAGCTGGTTTAATTCATCTGACAATTTTTCTAAATATTATAGGACTTTTTATAGCGTCAATCATTTTTGTATTTAAAAAAGAAGATTCTCATTTCATTGCTCATCATGCTAAACAAGCAATTGGATATCAAGTTATTATTCTCTTAATTGGAGCTATAATGGGAGTATCTTTGTTCATCTTTGGCGGCATATTTGGTGGAATAGTTGGATTTGGAAGTATTATACCCAATAGTTTATTGGGACTAATGACGCCTATCTTTTTCTTTGGTATTTTCAGTACTATCATTGCAATTATAATTCATGGATATGCCATTTTTGCTTGTATCGCAGCATTTCAGGGAAAATGGTTTAAATATATAGTAATAGGCAATATTGTTAATAGATTATAG
- a CDS encoding amidohydrolase, with translation MTKVTLIENAVVITMDKEDILNPGYILIEGDKIKKVSSEPFDEETKKTAHEIIDAQGNFVLPGLINTHTHAGMSLLRSYADDMSLMDWLENKIWPAEGNLTSESIYWGTLLSIVEMIKSGTTTFADMYFFMDDVARAVQESGMRASLSRGMIGFKGDDSLYEAKEFVKKWHNGAEGRITCMLGPHAPYTCPPEFLNKTLSMAHELEMPIHIHLSETEGEVTDNYKEYNKSPVEHLNELGIFDVPTLAAHCVHVNDEDIRILADNNVSVSHNIGSNLKLGSGIAPIDKMLSENVTVSLGTDGASSNNNLDLLEEVRLSSLVQKGFHENPTLINAYTALEMATIKGGETLKLPEVGKLAPEYKADIIVIDKNSAELYPRHDPIANIVYSCNSNNVSTVIIDGKIVMKDGNLQTIDEEKVYHEADKHAKMITDQDKN, from the coding sequence ATGACTAAAGTTACATTAATTGAAAATGCAGTTGTCATTACTATGGACAAGGAGGATATTTTAAACCCGGGATATATTCTCATTGAAGGCGACAAAATAAAAAAAGTCAGTTCTGAACCCTTTGATGAAGAAACCAAGAAAACTGCTCACGAAATTATTGATGCCCAAGGAAACTTCGTTTTACCAGGACTAATAAACACCCACACACATGCAGGAATGAGTTTATTAAGAAGTTACGCGGATGATATGTCATTGATGGATTGGCTAGAAAATAAAATTTGGCCTGCAGAAGGAAACTTAACAAGTGAAAGTATTTACTGGGGTACATTACTATCTATAGTAGAAATGATTAAAAGTGGAACCACTACCTTTGCTGATATGTACTTTTTTATGGATGATGTGGCTAGAGCCGTTCAAGAAAGTGGTATGAGAGCTTCACTATCCAGAGGGATGATTGGATTTAAAGGTGATGACAGCTTATATGAGGCTAAAGAATTTGTTAAGAAATGGCATAATGGCGCAGAAGGAAGAATAACTTGTATGCTAGGACCTCATGCTCCGTATACATGTCCTCCTGAATTTTTGAACAAAACTTTGTCAATGGCTCATGAACTTGAAATGCCTATACATATCCACCTTTCAGAAACGGAAGGTGAAGTTACAGATAACTATAAAGAATATAATAAATCACCAGTAGAGCATCTTAATGAGTTAGGAATATTTGATGTTCCAACTTTAGCTGCTCACTGCGTACATGTTAACGATGAAGATATCAGGATATTAGCGGATAATAACGTCTCTGTCAGTCACAACATTGGCAGTAATTTAAAATTGGGATCTGGAATTGCACCAATTGATAAAATGTTATCAGAAAATGTAACAGTTTCTTTAGGGACCGATGGAGCTTCATCCAATAATAATCTCGACCTTTTAGAAGAAGTTAGACTAAGTTCTTTGGTACAAAAAGGATTTCATGAAAATCCAACTTTAATTAATGCTTACACTGCTTTAGAAATGGCAACAATAAAAGGAGGAGAAACTCTAAAATTACCAGAGGTAGGTAAGTTAGCTCCCGAATATAAGGCAGATATTATTGTAATTGATAAGAACTCAGCCGAGTTATATCCAAGACACGATCCTATCGCTAATATTGTTTATTCATGTAATTCTAATAATGTTTCAACTGTAATAATTGATGGGAAAATAGTAATGAAAGACGGAAATTTACAAACTATCGATGAAGAAAAAGTTTATCATGAAGCTGATAAACATGCAAAAATGATTACTGATCAAGATAAGAATTAA
- a CDS encoding prolyl oligopeptidase family serine peptidase, with protein MLSKQGDFITCYRRELAQIPCVFIEPKFTDKNLPTVFIFHGWSSKKENYNFMGKIIAAHGFNVLIPDAMKHGDRGELKYNDLQIMEQYFWQVVLNSLNEFEPILTELKATFNIDPDNISVMGSSMGGITASGIFAMYQNITSLIVMNGACAWQDAENRIMNAHNIEPKYNNDTEDIQKYDPLINKESLYPRPILMQHGEDDDSVPLETQRYFYSEIKNLYKDRPDSIKLTIHPNLNHHKTVAMLEEAVNWLQSHHGHLNY; from the coding sequence ATGTTAAGTAAACAGGGAGACTTTATTACTTGTTATAGAAGGGAACTCGCTCAAATCCCTTGTGTTTTTATTGAACCAAAATTTACTGATAAAAATCTTCCTACAGTTTTTATTTTTCATGGTTGGTCATCTAAGAAAGAAAATTATAATTTTATGGGGAAAATTATTGCTGCCCACGGTTTTAATGTCTTGATACCGGATGCGATGAAACACGGCGATAGGGGTGAACTTAAATATAATGATTTACAAATAATGGAACAATACTTCTGGCAAGTTGTGTTAAATAGTCTAAACGAATTTGAACCAATATTAACTGAACTTAAAGCAACATTTAACATTGATCCAGATAATATCTCTGTTATGGGAAGTTCAATGGGTGGAATTACAGCCAGTGGTATTTTTGCGATGTATCAAAATATCACTAGTCTTATAGTTATGAATGGAGCATGTGCATGGCAAGATGCTGAAAATAGAATTATGAATGCACATAATATAGAACCAAAATATAATAATGATACCGAGGATATTCAAAAATATGATCCGTTAATTAATAAGGAGTCTCTTTATCCAAGACCTATATTAATGCAACATGGTGAAGATGATGATTCAGTGCCTCTTGAGACACAAAGGTACTTTTACAGTGAAATTAAAAATTTATACAAAGATAGACCAGATAGCATAAAGTTAACCATTCATCCTAATTTGAATCACCATAAAACTGTAGCCATGTTAGAAGAAGCTGTTAATTGGCTTCAAAGTCATCATGGACATCTAAATTATTAA
- the deoC gene encoding deoxyribose-phosphate aldolase, producing MTINNINSFIDHTQLKPEATPGQIEKLCQEAIDYKFKAVCVNPVHVNLAANLLKDSEVEIASVVGFPLGASATDVKEYEAKKAVEHGASEIDMVINIGLLKNEQDMEVIEDISSVVNTVPVGIVVKVIIETCLLSDEEKIKACELAKRAGAHYVKTSTGFSSSGATVEDVKIMKKTVGEKLGVKASGGIRDLETAQKMIEAGATRIGASKSVEIVKSQSN from the coding sequence ATGACTATTAATAATATTAATTCTTTTATTGATCATACTCAATTAAAGCCCGAAGCAACACCAGGTCAAATTGAAAAATTATGTCAAGAAGCTATTGATTATAAGTTTAAAGCTGTATGTGTAAACCCTGTTCATGTTAATTTAGCTGCCAATCTTTTAAAGGACTCAGAAGTCGAAATTGCTTCTGTAGTAGGGTTTCCCCTGGGGGCTAGTGCTACCGATGTCAAAGAATATGAGGCCAAAAAAGCTGTAGAACATGGTGCTAGTGAAATTGATATGGTAATCAATATAGGATTATTAAAAAATGAACAGGACATGGAAGTGATTGAAGATATATCCAGCGTTGTTAACACCGTTCCAGTTGGCATTGTAGTAAAGGTTATTATCGAAACCTGTTTATTATCAGATGAAGAAAAAATCAAAGCCTGTGAACTGGCTAAAAGAGCTGGTGCCCATTATGTGAAAACCTCCACTGGTTTCAGTAGCAGTGGAGCTACAGTAGAGGATGTCAAGATAATGAAAAAAACAGTTGGTGAAAAACTCGGTGTGAAAGCTTCAGGCGGAATAAGGGACTTAGAAACCGCTCAAAAGATGATTGAAGCTGGGGCTACTAGAATTGGGGCAAGCAAGAGTGTTGAAATAGTTAAAAGCCAGAGTAATTAA